One window of the Eucalyptus grandis isolate ANBG69807.140 chromosome 6, ASM1654582v1, whole genome shotgun sequence genome contains the following:
- the LOC120294954 gene encoding uncharacterized protein LOC120294954, producing the protein MREERDAEETLMGSLKLQKEKQKVAETKRSKPNKREKEETENPLKPFAGNVGNVSKVKKPPTPAGMRKRKVFDSDSPPVSKDSKMGKKKVFDSDSPPMSKDYSEQGEKSSITEEHEQPVGYLSDGSKSSSNKSRQDASTSSIERRGNILRIRLKRAAAPESPFVGQPECTTSGRTDFLSKQHLHETSHAPCQINIPSATAKEEAKEALLVKPEVSPQLDTAFPTVPPSARNELSELESTYETLIEHWVPLPLDHRLGEPDDEDWLFKTKRVEGKSQRPKVGDDTAISFTWPPQAHYLPEAEIYALPYTVPF; encoded by the exons ATGCGTGAAGAGAGGGACGCTGAGGAGACTTTGATGGGGTCTCTTAAG CTCCAGAAGGAAAAGCAGAAGGTGGCTGAGACAAAAAGAAGTAAGCCAAACAAGAGGGAAAAGGAGGAGACCGAAAACCCCCTGAAACCCTTTGCTGGTAATGTTGGTAATGTTAGCAAGGTAAAGAAACCACCGACACCGGCaggaatgaggaagagaaaagtttTTGATTCAGACTCCCCTCCAGTGAGTAAAGACTCCAAAATGGGGAAGAAAAAAGTTTTTGATTCAGACTCCCCTCCCATGAGTAAAGACTACTCTGAGCAAGGGGAGAAGAGTTCAATTACAGAAGAGCATGAGCAACCAGTTGGTTACCTATCTGATGGGAGCAAGAGCAGCAGCAACAAGAGTAGACAAGATGCCTCGACCTCTAGCATTGAACGGCGTG GCAACATTCTCAGAATCCGGTTGAAACGAGCAGCAGCACCTGAGAGTCCATTTGTTGGACAACCTGAGTGCACTACATCCGGAAGAACAGATTTTCTTTCTAAGCAGCATTTGCATGAGACGAGTCATGCGCCTTGTCAAATAAACATCCCTTCGGCTACTGCGAAGGAGGAAGCGAAGGAGGCTTTATTGGTGAAGCCAGAAGTCTCTCCTCAATTAGATACAGCATTTCCGACTGTCCCTCCATCAGCCAGAAATGAATTGTCAGAGCTTGAATCCACATATGAAACTCTGATAGAGCATTGGGTGCCCCTTCCTTTGGATCACAGACTTGGTGAACCTGATGATGAGGACTGGCTTTTCAAGACGAAACGCGTAGAGGGTAAATCTCAGCGGCCTAAAGTAGGGGACGACACAGCAATTTCTTTTACTTGGCCGCCGCAAGCCCATTATTTACCTGAGGCCGAGATTTACGCCTTGCCTTATACTgttccattttaa